A DNA window from Parabacteroides johnsonii DSM 18315 contains the following coding sequences:
- a CDS encoding RagB/SusD family nutrient uptake outer membrane protein, protein MKKIAFIILSSLMMSSCTDMDLIPESNLSPENFFKSEEDATAAVYGTYSVFTDNDIYNQFWEVLQSQGTDDCEWSGGRTTTNLDKNALDKFEYDGNTNLVYSVWIKHYVAVNRSNFAIENISNMGNDQIKDDARKRLIGEAKFLRALAYFNLVRVYGGVPLVLKQTTSLDGLEVPRNTVDECYEQIISDLQEAKSVLPTIDQLPEGYLGRATKGSASAMLAKVYLTREDYQNVVKETSEVMQMGYKLWDNYADNFDVEKENGQESIFEIQFKRNTPGVSGSNYNGYYRPPFVNINGWVGYGDDPVTRNHYECYEEGDLRRDINVRLYTKEEYPNMSSNYEFPCYVNKFQDPSPLAVRSQGGENNYPILRYSDVYLMRAEALNAINTSDAEAYECLNVIRRRAFGLNMNEASAIDIKPGLSKEDFLDVILLERRKEFAFEGQRRFDLVRTHKLKEAMMAQNPTIGAVVEEKHYLLPIPVTELDANKLLEQTPGW, encoded by the coding sequence ATGAAAAAAATAGCATTTATAATATTGAGTTCGCTCATGATGAGCTCATGTACGGATATGGATCTGATACCGGAGTCCAATCTGAGTCCTGAAAACTTCTTTAAATCCGAAGAAGATGCAACTGCTGCTGTCTATGGAACGTATTCTGTTTTTACTGATAATGATATTTATAATCAGTTTTGGGAAGTATTGCAAAGCCAGGGAACTGATGATTGCGAGTGGAGTGGTGGTCGCACAACGACCAACCTGGACAAAAATGCTTTAGATAAATTTGAGTATGATGGAAATACGAATTTGGTTTATTCCGTTTGGATTAAGCACTATGTCGCAGTTAATCGCTCTAATTTCGCAATAGAAAATATTTCGAATATGGGGAACGACCAGATAAAGGATGATGCCAGAAAGAGACTGATTGGAGAAGCTAAATTTTTACGTGCATTAGCCTATTTTAATTTGGTCCGCGTATACGGAGGAGTTCCTTTAGTATTGAAACAAACTACTTCGTTGGATGGTTTGGAAGTTCCCCGGAATACAGTTGACGAGTGTTATGAACAGATTATTTCAGATTTGCAAGAAGCGAAATCTGTTCTTCCTACTATCGATCAACTTCCGGAAGGATACTTAGGACGGGCAACGAAAGGTTCCGCTTCTGCTATGTTGGCAAAGGTGTATTTGACTCGTGAAGATTACCAAAATGTAGTGAAGGAGACATCTGAAGTAATGCAGATGGGTTATAAACTATGGGATAACTATGCTGATAACTTTGATGTAGAAAAAGAAAATGGACAGGAATCTATTTTTGAAATTCAGTTTAAACGAAATACACCGGGTGTGTCTGGTAGTAATTATAACGGATATTACCGTCCTCCTTTCGTAAATATAAACGGATGGGTAGGATATGGTGATGACCCTGTGACCCGTAATCATTATGAATGTTACGAGGAAGGTGATTTGCGTCGGGATATAAATGTTCGTCTTTATACGAAAGAAGAGTATCCGAATATGTCTTCCAACTATGAGTTTCCTTGTTATGTAAATAAATTTCAGGATCCTTCGCCGTTGGCTGTAAGATCTCAAGGAGGGGAAAATAATTATCCGATATTACGTTATTCGGACGTCTATTTAATGCGTGCGGAAGCCTTGAATGCAATTAATACTTCTGATGCAGAGGCGTATGAGTGCTTAAATGTCATACGTCGTAGGGCTTTTGGACTTAATATGAACGAGGCTTCTGCTATTGATATTAAGCCTGGATTGAGTAAAGAAGATTTTTTGGATGTAATTCTTTTGGAACGTCGTAAAGAATTTGCATTTGAAGGACAACGTCGTTTTGACTTGGTACGTACGCATAAGTTGAAGGAAGCCATGATGGCACAGAATCCGACTATTGGTGCTGTGGTAGAGGAAAAACATTATCTGTTGCCTATACCTGTGACAGAATTGGATGCAAATAAGTTATTGGAGCAAACTCCAGGATGGTAA
- a CDS encoding TonB-dependent receptor, translating into MRITTLLLFVFIFCMHAENSSSQNVNVTIKRSNTELENVLNDIEKQTDYLFIYNKFVNVDRKVSVNLKKASLEEVLANLFAGTDVKYSVDGSYILLSAGGTTTTIPLSAQQGKTVSGVITDINGEPIIGANVVEKGSESVGTVTDVDGKFTLALDKPTATLVVSYIGYLTKEVPVGSQSVLKIILSEDTQNLEEVVVIGYGSVKKSDLTGAVGSIQVDKVQGISVKSVDQMLQGRTSGLYMVQNSGMPGASSTVRIRGGNSISGGNEPLYIIDGMPVYPSADASQTALSPLNSIPTSDIESIEVLKDASSTAIYGSRGANGVIIVTTKKGKSGKTSVAFDAYWGIQNIYKKYDLLDSRSFERLANEALVNSGGAAIYDESLIPATTDWQDLTSNKNALTQNYQLTVSGGNDKTTFLTSFNYFDQEGVIKASEMKKYAFRANIDHKISSTINLGLSLTMTKVDNNRVGNSVLQSRLTTPPNLPVMQDDGSYTFSDNNGVITFDNPVGVINEKVDWHTSFRSLNNAFVEWNIIKGLKFKSSFGIDIDYATNKSYNPRSVYSGSQKSGEAKKVSNNTYTWINENILTYTNTWGVHSFTGMVGYTQQQSTYDGFNAGSYGFLNDNLQMNNLGSGTTYTAPGSEVKKWALNSYLARVNYTVNNKYLLTASIRADGSSRFGSDNRWGYFPSAALAWRASEEPFIKDLNIFSNLKPRVSFGITGNQDGIGTYPAYALLGSNGYVAGGDKVTGYYPSQVANTNLKWETTSQFDAGIDFGFFNNRLTVVIDGYYKKTRDLLLKVKVPGSSGFSSGLKNIGEVENKGFELAINATPIEGDFTWNTSLNLTYNKNKVLDLGDVSFIYPSQPGQDETGIHLGRIIQVGQPLGTFYGYVYDGLFSTTDDIASSAQPTAKPGDIRYKDISGPDGVPDGVINDLDRTIIGCAQPKLFGGFNNTFSYKNFDLNVNTIFTIGNDVYNGTRVTMENMQGSTNMFASTMNYWTPDNQNAPLPRPLRSKAVMRVSNQYVENGSYLRFQNITLGYNVPAEFLNFTKYVSGLRVYASLQNFFTITSYSGDNPEVSKYGQDNLGAGYDAFSYPFAKSVLFGLNVKF; encoded by the coding sequence ATGAGAATAACCACTTTGTTATTATTCGTGTTCATTTTCTGCATGCACGCAGAAAACTCCAGTTCTCAGAATGTAAATGTTACGATCAAAAGAAGTAACACCGAACTAGAGAATGTGTTGAACGATATTGAGAAACAAACTGATTATCTGTTTATTTACAACAAGTTTGTGAATGTGGACAGAAAAGTGTCTGTTAATTTGAAGAAAGCCTCTCTGGAGGAAGTCTTGGCAAATCTGTTCGCCGGAACGGATGTGAAATATTCTGTCGATGGTTCATATATATTACTGTCCGCAGGTGGAACGACGACTACAATCCCTTTGTCAGCACAGCAGGGTAAAACGGTTAGTGGTGTGATTACGGATATCAATGGTGAGCCTATTATTGGTGCCAACGTGGTCGAAAAAGGTTCAGAATCAGTTGGAACAGTGACGGATGTCGATGGTAAGTTTACCTTAGCATTGGACAAGCCTACTGCAACGTTAGTCGTGTCTTACATCGGTTATCTGACTAAGGAAGTGCCTGTAGGTAGCCAGTCTGTTTTGAAGATTATCTTATCCGAAGATACCCAGAATTTGGAAGAAGTGGTTGTGATCGGTTACGGTTCGGTAAAGAAAAGCGACTTGACCGGTGCTGTCGGTTCCATTCAAGTTGATAAGGTGCAGGGAATCAGCGTGAAATCCGTAGACCAGATGTTGCAGGGACGTACGTCCGGTTTGTATATGGTGCAGAATTCAGGAATGCCGGGTGCAAGTTCTACTGTCCGTATCCGTGGAGGTAACTCTATTTCTGGTGGTAACGAACCGTTGTATATCATTGATGGTATGCCTGTTTATCCGAGTGCGGATGCAAGCCAGACGGCATTAAGCCCGCTGAACTCGATCCCGACATCGGATATTGAATCGATAGAAGTTCTGAAAGATGCTTCTTCGACAGCTATTTACGGTTCCCGTGGTGCTAACGGTGTTATCATAGTAACAACCAAAAAAGGTAAAAGTGGAAAAACCTCTGTTGCGTTTGATGCCTACTGGGGCATTCAGAATATCTATAAGAAATACGACTTGCTGGATTCCCGCTCATTTGAGAGACTGGCAAATGAGGCATTGGTAAATTCAGGTGGTGCAGCGATTTATGATGAAAGCCTGATTCCTGCTACAACGGATTGGCAGGATTTGACATCCAATAAGAATGCTCTGACGCAAAACTACCAGTTGACTGTTTCTGGCGGTAATGATAAAACGACTTTCTTGACTTCTTTCAATTACTTCGATCAGGAGGGCGTCATCAAAGCATCCGAAATGAAAAAATATGCTTTCCGGGCCAATATCGATCATAAGATTTCTTCAACAATAAATTTAGGGTTGAGTTTGACGATGACGAAGGTTGATAATAACCGTGTCGGAAATTCTGTTTTGCAGTCTCGTTTGACTACGCCGCCGAATTTGCCTGTGATGCAGGATGACGGAAGTTATACGTTTAGTGACAACAATGGTGTCATTACATTCGACAATCCGGTTGGAGTTATAAACGAAAAGGTGGATTGGCATACCAGTTTCCGCTCATTAAACAATGCATTTGTTGAGTGGAATATAATTAAAGGACTGAAGTTCAAATCTTCTTTTGGTATTGATATCGATTATGCCACTAACAAAAGTTATAATCCCCGTTCTGTCTATTCCGGTAGCCAAAAAAGTGGAGAAGCCAAAAAAGTATCTAATAACACTTATACGTGGATTAATGAAAATATCTTGACTTATACGAATACATGGGGTGTACACTCTTTTACGGGTATGGTCGGATATACGCAACAGCAATCGACTTATGATGGTTTTAATGCCGGTTCTTATGGTTTCTTGAATGATAATTTGCAGATGAATAATTTAGGATCGGGTACGACTTATACGGCTCCGGGGTCTGAAGTTAAGAAATGGGCTTTGAACTCTTATCTGGCCCGTGTTAACTACACTGTGAATAATAAATACTTATTGACTGCTTCTATTCGTGCAGACGGTTCATCCCGTTTTGGTTCGGACAACCGCTGGGGATATTTCCCTTCTGCGGCTTTGGCATGGAGAGCTTCTGAAGAACCTTTTATTAAAGATTTGAATATCTTTAGTAATTTGAAACCTCGTGTAAGTTTCGGTATCACAGGTAACCAAGATGGAATTGGTACTTATCCGGCGTATGCTTTATTGGGCTCGAATGGTTATGTGGCAGGTGGAGATAAGGTGACTGGCTATTATCCGTCGCAAGTTGCCAATACGAATCTGAAGTGGGAAACAACTTCCCAGTTCGATGCCGGTATCGATTTCGGTTTCTTTAATAATCGTTTGACTGTAGTTATCGATGGTTATTACAAGAAAACCCGTGACTTGCTGTTGAAAGTGAAAGTGCCGGGGTCTTCAGGTTTCTCTTCTGGCCTGAAAAATATTGGAGAAGTCGAAAATAAAGGTTTTGAATTGGCTATCAATGCAACACCGATTGAAGGTGATTTTACTTGGAATACGAGTTTAAACCTTACTTATAACAAGAATAAAGTATTGGATTTGGGTGATGTCTCGTTTATTTATCCAAGCCAGCCGGGCCAGGATGAAACCGGAATACATTTAGGACGTATCATACAGGTCGGACAACCTTTAGGAACGTTCTACGGATATGTGTATGACGGACTTTTCAGTACGACGGATGATATAGCTTCTTCTGCCCAGCCGACCGCTAAACCGGGTGATATTCGCTATAAAGATATTAGCGGCCCGGATGGCGTTCCTGACGGAGTGATCAACGACCTTGACCGTACGATTATCGGTTGTGCACAGCCAAAACTCTTTGGAGGATTCAATAACACATTCTCTTACAAAAATTTTGATTTGAATGTAAATACGATTTTTACGATCGGAAATGATGTTTATAATGGTACGAGAGTTACTATGGAGAATATGCAGGGATCAACAAATATGTTTGCTTCAACAATGAATTATTGGACGCCTGATAATCAAAACGCTCCGTTGCCACGTCCGCTCCGTTCAAAGGCTGTGATGCGTGTTTCCAACCAATATGTGGAAAACGGTTCTTATTTGCGCTTCCAGAATATTACGTTAGGTTATAATGTACCTGCTGAGTTTTTGAACTTTACAAAGTATGTATCGGGATTACGGGTGTATGCGTCTTTGCAGAATTTCTTTACAATAACAAGCTATTCCGGTGATAACCCAGAAGTTAGTAAATATGGTCAAGATAACTTGGGAGCCGGATATGATGCATTCTCTTATCCATTTGCAAAATCTGTATTGTTTGGTTTGAATGTTAAATTCTAA
- a CDS encoding FecR family protein, whose amino-acid sequence MEKETLYKFFDGKASREEKEAVRIWLESSPENEQMLFREREFFDAMILSGSTKSAGTEKKSRPFYRTVLFEAMKIAAVFAITVACGTYFYKSEIRKIGEAMNTIKVPAGQRANLTLPDGTNVWLNARSEMCYPAAFTGNKREITLDGEAYFEVTHNDDKPFVVQTNKCNVEVLGTKFNVEAYSDSEDFCTSLMEGSVRVSDKGNPSESLVLAPNQQVSWINGHLQSKPIADFDPFRWKEGLICFKSMHFKELMSRFEKCYGIHIIIENPKLADYICSGKFRISDGIDKALRILQKDAKYTFERNKDESVIYIK is encoded by the coding sequence ATGGAAAAAGAAACACTATATAAATTCTTTGACGGAAAAGCTTCTCGTGAAGAGAAAGAAGCTGTCCGTATCTGGCTGGAATCCTCTCCCGAAAACGAGCAAATGCTTTTCAGAGAACGAGAGTTTTTCGATGCGATGATTCTGTCGGGTAGCACGAAGTCGGCTGGGACGGAAAAGAAATCCCGTCCTTTTTACCGGACTGTCTTGTTCGAAGCCATGAAGATTGCTGCCGTGTTTGCTATTACTGTCGCCTGCGGAACGTATTTCTATAAGTCGGAAATCAGGAAGATAGGAGAGGCAATGAATACGATCAAGGTTCCTGCCGGTCAGCGAGCCAATCTGACTTTGCCGGATGGTACGAACGTCTGGCTGAATGCCCGTTCCGAAATGTGTTATCCTGCTGCCTTTACGGGCAATAAGCGAGAGATAACTCTGGATGGAGAGGCTTATTTCGAGGTGACTCACAATGATGACAAACCTTTTGTTGTTCAGACTAACAAGTGTAATGTCGAGGTACTGGGGACAAAGTTCAACGTGGAAGCATATAGCGACTCTGAGGATTTCTGCACGTCGCTGATGGAAGGCTCGGTACGGGTGTCGGATAAAGGGAATCCGTCGGAGAGCTTGGTCTTGGCACCTAATCAACAGGTTTCTTGGATCAACGGACATTTGCAGTCGAAACCGATTGCGGATTTTGATCCTTTCCGTTGGAAAGAGGGATTAATTTGTTTTAAGAGTATGCATTTTAAGGAGTTGATGTCTCGTTTTGAAAAATGCTACGGTATACATATTATTATAGAGAACCCTAAATTAGCCGATTATATCTGTAGTGGTAAATTCCGGATATCGGACGGTATAGACAAGGCACTGCGTATTCTGCAAAAAGATGCCAAATATACGTTTGAACGGAATAAAGATGAATCGGTCATCTATATAAAGTAA
- a CDS encoding RNA polymerase sigma-70 factor — protein MKGGSEIYSFNQLFTDYKGRFVHFANTYVGDSMVAEDIAIESLMYYWENRGKLAPDSNVPAYILTVIKHKCLNYLQRLRTREEIVEYLKDCDTWELNLRIATLEACNPEKLFSDELQSLVDKALETLPEQTRDIFVRSRYNNQSHKEIAAALDISTKTVEFHITKALKVLRVALKDYFPLLAFFPRFFC, from the coding sequence ATGAAAGGTGGATCCGAGATATATTCTTTTAATCAGTTGTTTACTGACTATAAAGGTCGTTTTGTCCATTTTGCCAACACATATGTAGGCGATAGTATGGTTGCAGAAGATATTGCGATCGAAAGCCTGATGTATTATTGGGAAAATAGGGGAAAACTTGCACCTGACTCGAATGTCCCGGCCTATATCCTGACCGTTATCAAACACAAATGTCTGAATTACCTGCAACGTTTGCGTACGCGGGAAGAAATAGTCGAGTATTTGAAGGACTGCGACACTTGGGAATTGAACCTGCGCATCGCCACCCTCGAAGCCTGTAATCCTGAAAAGCTGTTCTCCGACGAGTTGCAGTCGCTTGTCGACAAGGCGTTGGAAACATTACCTGAACAAACACGTGACATTTTTGTCCGCAGCCGCTACAACAACCAAAGCCATAAGGAGATCGCAGCAGCCTTGGACATCTCGACGAAAACAGTGGAGTTCCACATTACCAAGGCCTTGAAAGTTTTGCGTGTAGCCTTAAAAGATTATTTCCCTTTACTGGCTTTTTTTCCGAGATTCTTTTGCTGA
- a CDS encoding FAD-dependent oxidoreductase, with amino-acid sequence MKRRNFIRNISSLGLASVAMGTSFAAESPQNSDSPGKSKIPVYDEWDVIVVGGGPSGCAAATAAAREGAKTLLIEGTGALGGMGTSGLLNAWCPFTDGEKIIYKGIAERVFSESKKGVPHIHYDNWVPINGEYLKVVYDDLVTTEGVSVLFFTTMAAVEMKRKGVVDAIVVANKAGLSTYKAKVFIDCTGDGDLAAWAGADFVMGDESGSVQEGTLCFTLSNVDPYEFSLIGNVHTNRANSPIHSIYGNPKYPLVKDKHMNDKLIGPGFLGFNAGHVTVDSTDPASLTEAMMKGRKLARQLHEGLVEFEPKSFGASFLASTANLMGIRESRRIKCDYTFTLEDWLARKEFEDGIGRNCYYIDVHKQDATVYPRYKKGESHGIPFSCLTPAGLKNVMVAGRCISTDSYAHGSLRVMPPSLVTGEAVGVAAGQICKSKSPDIHNVDIQQLRKRLKEVGQLI; translated from the coding sequence ATGAAGAGAAGAAATTTTATCAGAAACATAAGTTCTTTAGGCTTGGCATCTGTAGCGATGGGAACATCTTTTGCTGCAGAAAGTCCCCAAAATAGCGACTCTCCGGGAAAATCGAAAATACCGGTATATGATGAGTGGGACGTGATAGTTGTGGGAGGAGGACCTTCGGGATGTGCTGCGGCTACGGCTGCGGCACGCGAAGGTGCCAAAACCTTGTTGATAGAAGGAACTGGTGCTTTAGGTGGAATGGGGACTTCTGGCTTACTGAATGCGTGGTGCCCTTTTACGGATGGTGAGAAGATTATTTATAAAGGAATTGCGGAACGGGTTTTTTCCGAATCAAAGAAAGGTGTTCCTCATATTCATTATGATAATTGGGTGCCTATAAATGGTGAATATCTGAAAGTCGTGTATGATGATTTGGTAACCACTGAAGGCGTATCAGTTCTCTTTTTTACAACAATGGCTGCTGTCGAAATGAAACGTAAAGGTGTTGTCGATGCGATAGTTGTTGCCAATAAAGCCGGATTGTCAACTTACAAGGCGAAAGTTTTTATAGATTGTACGGGTGATGGTGATCTCGCGGCTTGGGCTGGTGCTGATTTTGTAATGGGAGATGAAAGTGGTTCCGTACAAGAAGGTACTCTATGTTTTACCTTGTCGAATGTCGATCCTTATGAGTTTTCTTTAATAGGAAATGTTCATACTAACCGAGCGAATAGCCCGATTCATTCTATTTATGGTAATCCCAAATACCCGTTGGTGAAGGATAAGCATATGAATGACAAGTTGATCGGACCAGGTTTCTTAGGGTTTAATGCAGGGCATGTGACTGTCGATAGTACTGATCCTGCTTCTTTGACTGAAGCTATGATGAAGGGGCGTAAGCTGGCTCGACAATTGCATGAAGGATTGGTTGAGTTTGAACCAAAGTCATTTGGTGCTTCTTTTTTGGCAAGCACGGCTAATTTGATGGGAATTCGGGAAAGTCGCCGAATAAAGTGTGATTATACATTCACATTAGAGGATTGGCTGGCTCGTAAGGAATTCGAAGATGGAATTGGGCGCAACTGTTATTATATTGATGTCCATAAACAGGATGCAACCGTGTATCCTCGCTATAAGAAAGGAGAATCTCATGGAATCCCCTTTAGTTGTCTGACTCCTGCAGGTTTGAAAAATGTTATGGTTGCAGGACGTTGTATCTCGACGGATTCCTATGCTCATGGTAGTCTGCGTGTGATGCCACCGTCGCTTGTAACAGGCGAAGCAGTTGGTGTTGCTGCCGGTCAGATTTGTAAATCCAAATCTCCTGATATTCACAATGTCGATATTCAGCAGTTGAGAAAAAGGTTGAAAGAAGTCGGTCAGTTGATCTGA
- a CDS encoding glycoside hydrolase family 2 protein: MKQIVLILFLCIAGCSFVWGQDVNYYRNPDRIYLDSKDGHQGAFLWKMKKAGDVTAGAEAVSKPGYETGDWMPAVVPGTVLNSLVYNKVYPEPYYGLNNKLTSNVIPDLSVAGRDFYTYWFRTDFVVPADYKGKVVWLQLDGINYRAEVWVNGHLLSNISGMFIQDYVDITEFARIGETNALAVKVYPVDMPGTVKQKQWGAVGEFHNGGDGNIGLNTTMLMSVGWDFTFLDGIRDRNTGIWKSISLYATDKAVIRNPFIRSELAKPGYDKAEETVSVEVTNPTTGSVKCVVAGEITGENIRFSKEINLFRGETREIVFTPEEFPQLKINNPRLWWPLFKGKPELYELKMTVSVKGQVSDSLKTRFGIREITSDQNTPDKSRQFYVNGKKIFIRGTNWIPEGMLRHSDERTYAELRYTKQSGVNLVRMWGGGIAESDYFFQLCDEMGLLVWQEFWLTGDTKHPHDQALYLANVESTVKRLRNHPSLAYYVSSNESTEVAGAKDLIMKLDGTRGYQMQSECDGVHDGSPYKQVNPMQHYENTASPRGSRVDGFNPEYGAPTLPTLETLREVMDEKDLWPINKEVWDYHDGGGFHLMSTMYKDLVNNYGSSQSIEEFAKKGQLVGAMNSKTIWEVWNYNKLDYGDRYCSGLLFWYHNCPVRQVCARMWDWSLEPTASLYHTQNALEPLHAQFDYLKNTVSVCNDYYQSFKNYKVKADVYDLNSKKVFSYSQRIDIGEDEVLNDLFKIDFPSDITPVHFIRLGLSDEKGKEIASTFYWRSNAAYEGKETLTGPTSSGFESLNDMPAARLQTKYKTKKVDGRYYIEVSLKNTSSRIAFFTQLQFLDKAGKPVRPSFYTDNFFSLLPGETKQVLIDTSVDKVTEGEFSLTVGGWNVQQKKYKL, translated from the coding sequence ATGAAACAAATCGTTCTGATTCTATTTTTATGTATTGCAGGCTGTTCTTTTGTATGGGGGCAGGATGTGAATTATTATCGTAATCCTGATAGGATTTATCTGGATTCAAAAGATGGACACCAAGGTGCATTCCTTTGGAAAATGAAGAAGGCCGGAGATGTTACAGCAGGTGCGGAAGCTGTGTCGAAGCCCGGATATGAGACAGGTGACTGGATGCCGGCGGTTGTTCCGGGTACTGTACTTAATTCTCTTGTATATAACAAAGTATATCCCGAACCTTATTATGGATTGAATAATAAACTGACAAGTAATGTCATTCCGGACTTGTCTGTTGCCGGACGTGATTTTTATACTTATTGGTTCCGTACCGATTTTGTCGTTCCTGCTGATTATAAGGGGAAAGTCGTTTGGTTGCAGTTGGACGGGATTAATTATCGGGCGGAAGTCTGGGTGAACGGTCATTTATTGAGTAATATTTCCGGTATGTTTATTCAGGATTATGTGGATATAACAGAGTTTGCTCGTATTGGCGAAACGAACGCTTTAGCTGTGAAAGTCTATCCAGTCGATATGCCTGGAACTGTCAAACAAAAACAGTGGGGAGCTGTTGGAGAATTTCATAACGGTGGTGACGGGAATATCGGGTTGAACACGACGATGCTGATGTCTGTCGGTTGGGACTTTACTTTCTTGGACGGCATACGTGACCGAAATACCGGTATCTGGAAGAGTATATCGTTGTATGCAACCGACAAAGCTGTGATCCGCAATCCGTTTATTCGTTCTGAGCTTGCCAAGCCGGGATATGATAAAGCTGAGGAGACTGTCTCTGTTGAGGTTACCAATCCGACGACAGGTTCGGTCAAATGTGTTGTAGCGGGTGAGATTACAGGTGAAAACATTCGTTTTTCAAAAGAGATAAATCTTTTCCGTGGAGAAACTCGTGAAATAGTCTTTACCCCGGAAGAATTTCCGCAGTTGAAAATTAATAATCCCCGGTTGTGGTGGCCGTTGTTTAAAGGTAAACCGGAATTGTATGAATTGAAGATGACAGTTTCAGTTAAGGGGCAAGTTTCGGATTCGTTGAAGACTCGTTTTGGTATTCGCGAGATTACATCGGATCAGAATACACCAGACAAATCCCGTCAGTTTTATGTCAACGGTAAGAAGATCTTTATCCGGGGAACAAACTGGATACCGGAAGGAATGTTACGGCATTCGGATGAGCGTACTTATGCAGAATTACGCTATACCAAACAATCCGGCGTTAATTTGGTACGTATGTGGGGAGGCGGTATTGCTGAATCCGACTATTTCTTCCAATTGTGTGACGAAATGGGACTGCTGGTCTGGCAGGAATTTTGGCTGACAGGTGATACGAAGCATCCGCACGACCAGGCTCTTTATCTGGCAAATGTGGAATCGACGGTAAAACGTTTGCGGAATCATCCTTCCTTGGCTTATTATGTTTCTTCTAATGAAAGTACGGAAGTGGCAGGCGCAAAGGATCTGATTATGAAATTGGATGGTACACGCGGTTATCAGATGCAATCGGAATGTGATGGTGTGCATGATGGTAGTCCCTACAAGCAAGTGAATCCGATGCAGCATTATGAAAATACAGCCTCGCCGCGTGGAAGCCGTGTGGATGGTTTTAACCCGGAGTATGGAGCGCCAACATTGCCGACCCTTGAAACTCTACGGGAAGTGATGGATGAAAAGGATTTATGGCCGATCAACAAAGAGGTCTGGGATTACCACGATGGAGGAGGCTTCCATTTAATGTCCACCATGTATAAGGATCTTGTCAATAATTACGGATCTTCGCAGTCGATAGAAGAGTTTGCTAAAAAAGGCCAGTTGGTGGGAGCAATGAATTCAAAGACAATTTGGGAAGTTTGGAATTATAATAAGCTGGACTATGGAGATCGCTATTGTTCAGGGTTGTTATTCTGGTATCATAATTGTCCGGTACGCCAGGTATGTGCCCGTATGTGGGATTGGTCATTGGAGCCGACGGCTTCACTATATCATACTCAGAATGCATTGGAACCGTTACATGCGCAGTTCGATTATCTGAAGAATACGGTTTCGGTGTGCAATGATTATTATCAGTCTTTTAAAAATTACAAGGTCAAGGCTGATGTATATGATTTGAACAGTAAGAAGGTCTTTTCCTATTCTCAACGGATTGATATCGGTGAAGATGAGGTGCTGAATGACCTGTTTAAAATTGATTTTCCTTCGGATATAACACCTGTACATTTTATCCGGCTTGGCTTGTCGGATGAAAAGGGGAAAGAAATAGCATCTACGTTCTATTGGCGTTCTAATGCGGCCTATGAAGGAAAGGAAACATTGACAGGGCCAACGTCTTCCGGTTTTGAGTCTTTGAATGATATGCCAGCAGCCCGACTTCAGACTAAGTACAAAACGAAGAAGGTGGATGGACGGTATTATATCGAAGTCTCGTTGAAGAATACTTCTTCCCGGATTGCATTTTTTACACAACTTCAGTTCCTGGATAAAGCGGGCAAGCCTGTTCGCCCTTCATTCTATACGGATAATTTCTTCTCGTTGTTGCCAGGTGAAACAAAACAGGTACTTATCGATACGTCTGTGGATAAAGTTACAGAAGGCGAGTTCTCGTTAACTGTCGGTGGATGGAATGTACAACAGAAAAAATATAAATTGTAA